The genomic interval TTTTTGTTTGATTGCCATGCATCCTTGCGGAACAAAACCATCAAAGTAGAGTCCATCTAACATAGATTCTACAAAATGAAGCGTTTGAAACCGTTGGATAAACGCCTCATTTTGGAGCTCGTGTGCAATGGAATACATCTCTTTCTCGCCTTCTCTTAAAATCGGTGCTTGCGAGAAAATGGCGGAGAGTTTTTCGTGCAACTCATACAACCCAACTTGCGCTGAAATGTCTTTGAGTTCACGCATTTGGCACCCAACAAGGCGTTGTAAAAATTGCTCCACTTTGGCATTAAATTTTAAAACGACCTCGTGCTCATCAAACACTAAAATCAAAAAGCGATTTTGCACCGTTACCAACTCTTTAAAAGGGGTATTGGCTGTTTTTTCAACAATGCAAAAAAGGTTGTGTTCATGGGTCGAGCGTTTGATTTTATCGATATTTTTGATCGCTAAAGGCTGTGTGAGGTCGAGTTTTTCTTGCCAATAGCCCATCAACGCTTGGTGCGTTGGAACCCGTCCACCGCTTACATGCAACTGCTCAAGTGAGCCTACATCCGAGAGCTTTTTAAAGTAAATGCGTATGGTCGATGGCGATATACCAAGGGTCATCTTCATCTGTAATTCGGAGGAGCCGATAGGCATTCGTGATTTCAGATAAGTTTGGATGATGGCATCTAAAATCAACTCTTGCTTCGAAGGTTTTTTCATTTTTAGCACTCTTCATGTTTAATTGCTTGGAAAATTATACAACATTGAGTGTAATGTTGTCAAGTAATGGGCAAAAAGAGAATACGTGCAAGTTTACATGTAAAGAAAAAGGTGATATAACAGGGCATAGGAGTAGTGCTTTAGAAGAAGGAAAAGAGGAAAGAACGATTAGCGAATAGGATGTTTGAGTCGTTTTCTATTGCGCATAATAAGGAGTTTTAAAAAGTGTTTGATCTCACCTTTACTCTCTTTGAGCTTGGAAAAGAAGGTCTCTTTTTCCGTAATGGCAGTAAAGATGTCATTTAAAGCTTGTCTTTCATTTTGGGACAACGTACTCATTTTTCATCCTTTAGTTCATGTGATATGCGTTGAATCAGACGAAGAGCATCGCCTTCATCTAACTCTCCAAGCATTTTAAAAATAGCGGATGCGGCTTGTGGCTGAGAATTACCAAGTTTCCAGTCTTGATACGTTCGCATCGATACACCCAATTTATCTGCCATCTCACGCTGAGAAATCTTCTTGCCTAAAAATTTAGACTCAACAGCATTATGAAGGAGATTAAAAATATCGTTTGTTTTCATGTATAGGATTCTAGCTAAGGCTGGTTTAATTATACATAAATACGATGTTTTTATAAGTTATTATATCTAAAAAATAACGTTTTACTACGTTTTTAACACATTATTTTGTTAAAAACTACTTTTATTTAAGTATTTTACTCATTTAGTGTTTATATTTATACGGTTTTTCGTATAAATATAAAAAACAGAAAAGAATGACTGTGAAAGTAATGTATGAAAAAGGAGAAGCTAAAGATATTTATATGTAAAAGAAAAAAGGGGATGAAAGGAAGAGAAAAAGAGGTGTAGGACGGAATTTCCATCCTACATGTAAAGCACTGACTATTTTTTATTATCTCTAATAGAAAGCTCTTTGATGATTTTGCTGTAAGTCACAAAATCTGTACGTTTAAGATATTTCATCAATCGTTTACGTTGACCAACGAGTTTAAGAAGTCCTAATCTTGAAGAGTGATCTTTTTTATTACTCTGAAGATGTCCTGTTAAATCAACAATTCTTTTAGAAAGAAGCGCGATTTGTACCTCTGGAGAACCTGTGTCTCCCTCTTTTCTGCCAAACTGACTAACAATTACTTGTTTTTCCGCCGAACCTAAAGCCATAATGACCTCCTGATTGGTATTTGATTTTTTGCTTTTATACAAAAGCTTGGAATTGTAGCTAAAAAAAGTAAAATTGTCTATCTCTACGTTCAGCCGTATCGTTTATCTTTGCAAAGAGCCTCTTAGCGCAACTTCAAGTCTCTCCAGCCTTTAGGAATTATCTTCGTAATTAAAGCTAAATATAACGTTTATTTAGTACAATATTTCTCTTATTTAACCTAGAATATTTGAGGAAAACTCATGCTATTAACCAAAGCCAGTGAATATGCATTGCTATCATTAATTCTTATTTCTCAAAAAATACCCCACAAGATGTCGATACACTCTCCAGCCAACTCGGTATTTCGAAAAGCTTTTTAGCCAAAATCCTTCAAGCGTTAGCCAAAGAGAACATTTTAAGCTCTTTTAAGGGGGCTCATGGCGGTTTTCTACTATCAAAAAAACCCGAAGAACTTACGTTGAAAATGATCGTAGAGTGTGCTGAGAAAAAGCAAACGATGGTTTTTGAATGCTCACCTTCGACCCAAAAATGCCCCAGTGGCAAGGGAACATATTGTCGTGTTTGGCCTATTCTCAATAAGCTTCAAACAAAAATTGATCTATTTTTAGATACTATGACACTTAAAGATATTATTGAAATTTAAGGGTGTTGATTGGCTAAAAATCAAAATGCGCTTCTATCAAGGATCATTCCTTATTTAGAGCCTATTGTCAAAGCAAAAGATCTTACAGTTGTTGTTTTTATCGTCTCTATTTTGGCGATTATTATCGTTCCACTTCCCAGTGCTATACTCGATTTTTTCTTGGTTATTTCGCTCTCTATTTCAGTTTTGATCATTCTGATTTCGCTTTATATCCCAAAGCCCACGGATCTTTCAACGTTTCCGACACTTATTTTGATCATCACACTCTTTAGGCTCTCACTGAATATTGCGACCACGAGGATGATTTTGACCAACGGGCATTTAGGACCTGATGCAGTCAGTGAAATTGTCTCTAGTTTTGGACAATTTGTTGTCGGCGGCAATTATGTTATCGGTGTTGTTGTCTTTACGATTCTCGTCTTAATTAACTTTATGGTTATTACCAAAGGTTCCACGAGGGTAGCAGAGGTTGCAGCACGTTTTACACTCGATGCGATGCCGGGTAAACAGATGGCAATTGACGCCGATCTTAATGCAGGTTTGATTGATGAAAAAACCGCGCGTAAACGTCGTGAAGAGATCATTCAAGAAGCAAACTTTTACGGTGCGATGGACGGTTCGAGTAAGTTTGTTAAGGGTGATGCCGTTGCTGGTATCATCATCACGATTATTAACATTATTGGTGGTTTTCTTATTGGTGCATTCCAACACGGGCTTGATCTTGGAATGAGCGCTGAAACCTATACTATTTTGACCATTGGTGATGGTTTGGTTTCGCAACTTCCTGCCTTGATTACGTCTACAGCAACAGGTATTTTGATTACGCGTGCCAATAAAGCAGATGATGTGAGTTTCTCTGATGGTGCGATGGATCAACTCTTTGGTGAGCATAAAACCCTGCTCATCGTAGGCTTCATTTTGGTTCTTTTTGCGCTGGTTCCAGGACTTCCCACACTCTCATTAATGTTTGTTGGACTCATTTTCCTAGGGCTTGGATACCTTGTTAAACAGACCAATGATGGCAGTTTTTCCTTCCAAAAGTTCTTTGCCTCAACCCCTCTTGCGATGCAAAAAGCCAAACAAGAAGCGGACACTAAAGCACAAGGTGCTCAAGCGCCTAAAAAGACGCCTGAAGAGCTACGTAAAGAAGAAGAAACGACCCTTAATGACATTCTTAAACTCGAAATTTTGGAACTTGATTTGGGCTACCAACTCATCAAACTTGCCGATCCTGCACAAGGGGGAGACCTTTTGGATAGGGTTAAGAGCATGCGTCGTAAAATTGCGTCTGATTTTGGTTATTTGATTCCACAAGTGAGGATTCGTGATAATTTACACCTTACGCCCAATCATTACCAACTCTTGCTTAAAGGCATTGAGATCGGCAATGGCGAGATTTATCCTGATAAATTTATGGCGATGGACAGTGGACTTACCATCGATAAAGTCCAAGGTATTCCTACCAAAGAGCCTGCGTTTGGGCTTGATGCCATTTGGATTGAGGCGAGTGCCAAAGAAGATGCGATTATTAAAGGTTACACAACGGTTGATCCAGCCACAGTAATTTCAACGCACCTAAGTGAACTCATTAAAAAATACGCCGAAGAGCTTCTCACACGCCAAGAGGTTCAAAGCCTGATTGATAAACTCCAAAAAGATTATCCTGTCGTGGTGACCGATTGTCTCAAAGTTGCCAATGTGGGGCTCATTCAAAAAGTCCTTAAAGCATTGCTTCGTGAGAAAATTCCGATTAAAGACCTTCTCACCATTGTTGAGACGATCAGCGATGTGGCCGAAGTGACCAAAAATGTCTCGATTATTGTGGAGCAGGTACGGGCCAAACTTTCACGTGTTATTACCAAGCAGTATAAAGACGACAACGGTGTCCTAAAGCTTCTGACCTTTAATGCAGGAACCGAACAAAAGCTTTTAGATTCACTCAGAGAACGCGATGGCGTGCGTGATTTGGTGCTCAACATCGGGCAAATTAACACGCTTGTTAAAGCCAGCAGCGATGAAGCATCCAAACTTCTTCACAAGGGCATTGCACCGGTTGTCATCATCGTTGATCCACTTTTACGCAAACCGCTCTCAGATATTTTTGAGAAATTTGGACTCGACATCGTGGTACTCTCTCACGCAGAGATCGATTCAAGCTCCAAATTTGAAGTGATGGGCTCTATAGAGATTGAAAAACTCTAAGCTCATCTTATAAACTAAACCATTCAGCATTAAGGATTTTTATGAACTACACGTTACACCACCTCTCACACACGGATTTAGATGGCTATAGCTGCCAGATGGTGAGTGCGCACTATTTTGATTCGATCCGATTTTATAACTCCAATTACGGCAAAGAGATCAACGAGTGTTTCAACCAAATTTTAGCCACGATTCAAAGCTCAGAGCTTCAAAAACATGTCATTCTTATCACCGATTTAAACCTTACGATGGATCAAGCCAAAGAGTTTGAATCCAAAGTGAGCATTTGCGACAAAGAGATTATGATGTTTGTACTCGACCATCACAAAACAGGTCAAGAGTGCGCGGATGCTTTTGAGTGGTATTATCTTGATTCAAGCCGTTGTGCTACCAAAATTACGTATGACTTCTTCAGCGCCTTGTATGGTAAAGATGAAAAACTAAGTCATTATGTAGACGTCGTCAATGCCGTCGATATTTGGCTTGAGGATAAACCTGAGTTTGAATTAGGAAAAGTCTGTATGGGGCTTGTCAGTGGCGCTAGAGAGGTCAATAAGATCATGTTCCCTGAAGAGAACAGCAAATACATTTTTGCCCTGCTTAATAAAGCACAAGAGTACTTTACATGTAAAGAGGCACATATCGCTTTAGACGATGCAATACACGGAATTAAAAAGTCATTTTTCACAACCAGCAAAAACGATACACTGAGCAATCTCGTCTCCGCTTATAATGTTATTTTATTGACCCAAAATAGAGACAAAATGCAGATTAGCTACAAAGAGTACAAGGGCATTCTCACCTATAACATCGGTAATGTATCGGTCATTGGCAATGACTTTTTAACGGCAAATCCCGATTTGGACTTCTTTATGGACATCACCTCGAAAAAGACTATCAGCCTGCGTTCCAACGGCAAAGTCGATGTCAGCAAGATGGCAGCACACATTGCCAATGGTGGCGGTCATCACAATGCAAGCGGTGGACTTCTCAGCAATTTCAAAGATGCTTTTATCTATGATACTATCAAATCACAAGTGATGAGCATCATCACCAATAAAGGATAATCATGGAAGCCAAGGACCTTAAAAAAGAGTTAGAGCGAGCCGAGATTGAAGTCGAAGAGATGGCGATGCAGTTGGCTGACATGTTAGGCGCTGCCCTCTTCTTCGCAGGCGTTCAAAAAGAAGATCTGCCTAAGGCAATCGATCTTTACCTAAAAGGGCTTGATGAAGTCTTTGAAGACGAAGATGAAGACAGCGAGATGGGCTTTGAAGAGGTCATTGAAGTCATTGAATACATCCGCAACAAAAACCCTAAACTTTTCCATAAAGCCTAAGTGTAGAGAATCTCTCTACACCTTTTTTTTAGCGATAAATGTCGCGAAATTTCCCCATTTAAAAATAACTTCGATCGTCTCAAACCCTGCATTTTTCAGCATTGCTTTGTTCTCATCTTCGGTGTAAGGAATCAAAACATTCTCTAACGCTTCTCTTTTTTGCGCGATTTCAAAGTCACTGTAGCCTTGTTCACGTTTAAAATCATAGTAGAGATCGATCATCTCTTTATTAAGAACCTTATCTTCAAACACAATCTTCTCACTAAAAATAAAAAGACCATTCGGATTGAGCGCATCATACAGCTTAGCAACAAATTCAGCACGTTGCAGAGGGCGAATGAATTGGAGCATGTAGTTGGCAATAATGACATCTTTACATGTAAGCTCTACCTGGGTGATATCTGCGTGTTCTAGATCTATATTTGCTCCATACGCATGCACCTTTTGGCGGGCAAGATGCAACATCGCTTCCGCATTATCGATGCCTAAGAGGTGATAGCTTTTATCGCTTTTTTTATGCAAAGCCAGCAGTGTATTGGCAGTTGAACACCCAAGGTCAACAATGTGTGCGCCCTCTTTTACATGATGACAAATCGTTTTACATGTAAGCGCAATGACCTCTTTGTAAAAAGGGATGGAGCGCTCTAACATGTCGTCAAAAACGACCGCGACATCCTCGTCAAACTCAAATTGCTTGGTAATTGGTTTTGTAAATACTTTATCCATTAAAATATGCTTCCATTCCTTAGAGTTTTTCAGAACTCCTTGCACGTCTTTAAAGCAAAGCTCTAAAGACTACGTTAACACTGCGTTTTCTTCGGCAGAATGCCCACGCACCTTTGGTGCTTTTTCTTCTTGTAAAACCAGTTTTACAAGAAGTCTCTTAAAATTCTTCGCGATTATATCAAAATATTAGTTACTATTAAGCATTCACTTCTTATACTGTTACTACTTTCAAACAGGTTTTACAATGAACAAACAACTGCAAGAGCTTACCGATTTAACGATTAAAGAGATACGCAACCTTGAAATTGTTTTGCCTGAAATTTACCGCGACATTTTCTACAGCAAAGCCAAAGATCTTGGCATTAAACTCAGTGACATTGACAAAGAAGCCGCCATGTTCTACGCGCTTCGCAAAATTCAACTGATTCAAAACGAGACCGAGCGCTCAGCCTCAGCGCTCAAAGAAAATGTGATGAATGCCAAAATTGCCATCACCAATAAAGACAATATGGCACTTCAATTTATTGAAGACAATATGGTTGAGTTAGAGACACGCATCGCCTCGTTGCTAGAAGAGCTTTACATTGATGATTTGACGCGCTTGTACAATCGAAGGTGGCTTTTTGAAAAGTTTCTCAAAGACGATCACTTTAAAAGCAGTGGGCATTTAGCCTTTGTCGACCTCAATCACTTTAAGGAGGTCAACGATCAATTTGGTCATATCATTGGCGATAAAGTCTTACATGTTATTGGAAAAGTGCTTATGAAGGTACCCAATACGACAGCGATTCGTTTTGCAGGCGATGAGTTTATCATCTTAAGCGAACAGCATGACGAAGACGAAATACATAAAATTTTACATACAGTCAATCAAAACCTACTCAAAACACCGTTTAAGCATAATACCGAGCTCTTTTACATCGATTTTTCATTTGGTGTAGCCTCTTTTAAAGCCAAAGATAGCTTTAAAAAAGTGCTCGAAGAGGCCGATACGAAGATGTATAACTACAAAAAATCTCTCAAATAGACTCTACAGGTTCCAAGGTATTTTCGAGCTTCCTCGCAATCGTGTTCAATGTGAGATTTAAGTTCACTTAAGCTGTTAAATTTTTGATTATCGCGCAAAAACGCTACAAAAAAGAGCTCAACGGCGCCATGAATTTGCGGAAGTGTCGCGTCTAAAATATGCGTCTCAATGGAAAATGACCCATCGGTACTCTCTCTCACCCCAATAAATGAAACCGAATCGTAAATTGTTTGCGCAATGCGCGTACGTGTCGCATAAACGCCTTGATGGGGAATGAGATACTCCAAAACTTTAAGATTCAGAGTTGGTACAAGCTCTGTTTTACCAAGCCCTTGCCCCGTGACAACATCGCCTGTTATGGCATATTCACGCCCTAAAAAACGGTTCGCCTCTTCTAAACGCCCCTCTTGTAAGTAGGTGCGAATCAAGCTTGAATGCACGGAATTGCCTTGGTAGCTAAACTCTTCAACAATCACCACGTCACCATCAAAAAACGTTTTAAGATCTTTCGCCGTGCAAGAGCGATGTTTTCCAAAACAAAAATCATAGCCAACAACAATCTTTTTAAGATGGGGAAACTCTTTTTTTAAAAGGTTGACAAACTCAGCGCCACTGAGGTGTTTTACTTTGAGAAAATGAAAAAACATACACGGATAGCCCGCATATTCGCTACGCTTAATCCCAGGGGTTAGGTTTGCTTGGTCTTTGTCGATGACAAAAAGTGCCCCGTGAGATCCTAAATGGTTGATAAGCTGTCTGTGCCCTACATGAATGCCATCAAAACTTCCGATGGCAAGGGTGTCAACACTCTCTTTTTTTAAAATAGTAGAACGTCTCAACATTCCCCTCTTTTCCTTTTATAAGCGATTCTCTTTTGTCGATCAATGTCCATCCAAGCGTAACGGCAAGTGCCTCAAACTGATAATGTGCGCGCATAATAGCCGAGCCATCTTTAACGACTCCTTTAGTGGAGCGCTTGACATCTTTGCCCACTTCAAATTGGGGCTTAAACAAGATGATAATAGCACAATTTGCTAACGTATCGATTACGTCGATAAGTGCTCCAATCCCAATAAACGAAACATCGCAACTGACCATATCGTAGGTTCGTTCAGGCTTAAAAAGTCGGATATCGCTATTTTCATGCAAAATAATGCGAGAATCGACTTTTAATGAGGGGTGAAGCTGCTCACTTCCTACATCTACTGCGGTTACACTTTTGACATCTTCTTCCAGCCACACCTGCACAAAACCACCCGTACTACTGCCAATGTCAAGAACATCAAGACCCTTTACATGTAACCCTAATTCATTGATAAATCCACGCAGTTTAAGCCCCGCACGACTGACATATTGCGCCATTTTTGTCACGTCAACCGTGTCATTCTCCCCAATCTCCACAGAGCTCTTACGCTCTACTTTGCCGTTGAGCCAAACACTTCCCTCTTTAATTAATTCCGCCGCTTTATTGCGACTTTGGGCGAACCCTTTTTCAAACAGATAACTATCCAGTCTCATTTTATCATCCCGTTTAATTCACTTTCACTCAGTGTCTTGACACCCAGTTCTAAGGCTTTAGCTAACTTACTGCCTGCTTCTTCGCCATAAATGACAAAATCGGTCTTTTTAGAGACACTTCCACTCACTTTTGCACCCAATTTCTCTAACATCACTTTTATCTCATCGCGTGGTTGGCTCATTGAGCCTGTAAGCACCACCGTTTTGCCCGTAAAAACAGACTCGGTTATCTCTAGTTTTGAAGCGATAGGCTGAAGCACTGCCATCAGCTCATACGTTTCGGCTTTGTTGACATGGATAAACTCAACTAAACTCTTCGCCATCTCTTCGCCAAAGCCTTCAAGGGCGATGATCTGCTCGTAATTTGCTTCCAACCACTCCAACCCAAACGCACGCGCGATCTTTTTAGCCGCCACTTCACCGATATGTTCAATACCAAGCGCGTTGATGAACTTCTCTAAACTCACCCCTTTGCTCTGCTCAATTGCCGCTAAAAGGTTGTCTGCTTTTTTCGCTTTAAAGCCCTCCAATGCGAGGAGTTGCTCACTATTCAAGGTATAGAGATCTTTTACATGTAAAACGAGTTTTTGCGCGTAAAGTTGCTCAACGATTTTATCGCCAAGCCCGTCAATATTGAGCGCTTTTTTAGACGCAAAGTGAATAATCGCCCCCACGACCCGCGCATCGCAGGAGAGATTTTGACATTTAATCAGTGCGCCATCGTCCAAAAGCTCACTGCCACACACAGGGCAATTGAGCGGTCGCTCAACGACTTT from Sulfurospirillum multivorans DSM 12446 carries:
- a CDS encoding GGDEF domain-containing protein, which translates into the protein MNKQLQELTDLTIKEIRNLEIVLPEIYRDIFYSKAKDLGIKLSDIDKEAAMFYALRKIQLIQNETERSASALKENVMNAKIAITNKDNMALQFIEDNMVELETRIASLLEELYIDDLTRLYNRRWLFEKFLKDDHFKSSGHLAFVDLNHFKEVNDQFGHIIGDKVLHVIGKVLMKVPNTTAIRFAGDEFIILSEQHDEDEIHKILHTVNQNLLKTPFKHNTELFYIDFSFGVASFKAKDSFKKVLEEADTKMYNYKKSLK
- the cmoA gene encoding carboxy-S-adenosyl-L-methionine synthase CmoA — protein: MDKVFTKPITKQFEFDEDVAVVFDDMLERSIPFYKEVIALTCKTICHHVKEGAHIVDLGCSTANTLLALHKKSDKSYHLLGIDNAEAMLHLARQKVHAYGANIDLEHADITQVELTCKDVIIANYMLQFIRPLQRAEFVAKLYDALNPNGLFIFSEKIVFEDKVLNKEMIDLYYDFKREQGYSDFEIAQKREALENVLIPYTEDENKAMLKNAGFETIEVIFKWGNFATFIAKKKV
- the tlyA gene encoding 23S rRNA (cytidine-2'-O)-methyltransferase TlyA, translated to MRLDSYLFEKGFAQSRNKAAELIKEGSVWLNGKVERKSSVEIGENDTVDVTKMAQYVSRAGLKLRGFINELGLHVKGLDVLDIGSSTGGFVQVWLEEDVKSVTAVDVGSEQLHPSLKVDSRIILHENSDIRLFKPERTYDMVSCDVSFIGIGALIDVIDTLANCAIIILFKPQFEVGKDVKRSTKGVVKDGSAIMRAHYQFEALAVTLGWTLIDKRESLIKGKEGNVETFYYFKKREC
- the flhA gene encoding flagellar biosynthesis protein FlhA; amino-acid sequence: MAKNQNALLSRIIPYLEPIVKAKDLTVVVFIVSILAIIIVPLPSAILDFFLVISLSISVLIILISLYIPKPTDLSTFPTLILIITLFRLSLNIATTRMILTNGHLGPDAVSEIVSSFGQFVVGGNYVIGVVVFTILVLINFMVITKGSTRVAEVAARFTLDAMPGKQMAIDADLNAGLIDEKTARKRREEIIQEANFYGAMDGSSKFVKGDAVAGIIITIINIIGGFLIGAFQHGLDLGMSAETYTILTIGDGLVSQLPALITSTATGILITRANKADDVSFSDGAMDQLFGEHKTLLIVGFILVLFALVPGLPTLSLMFVGLIFLGLGYLVKQTNDGSFSFQKFFASTPLAMQKAKQEADTKAQGAQAPKKTPEELRKEEETTLNDILKLEILELDLGYQLIKLADPAQGGDLLDRVKSMRRKIASDFGYLIPQVRIRDNLHLTPNHYQLLLKGIEIGNGEIYPDKFMAMDSGLTIDKVQGIPTKEPAFGLDAIWIEASAKEDAIIKGYTTVDPATVISTHLSELIKKYAEELLTRQEVQSLIDKLQKDYPVVVTDCLKVANVGLIQKVLKALLREKIPIKDLLTIVETISDVAEVTKNVSIIVEQVRAKLSRVITKQYKDDNGVLKLLTFNAGTEQKLLDSLRERDGVRDLVLNIGQINTLVKASSDEASKLLHKGIAPVVIIVDPLLRKPLSDIFEKFGLDIVVLSHAEIDSSSKFEVMGSIEIEKL
- a CDS encoding DHH family phosphoesterase, whose amino-acid sequence is MNYTLHHLSHTDLDGYSCQMVSAHYFDSIRFYNSNYGKEINECFNQILATIQSSELQKHVILITDLNLTMDQAKEFESKVSICDKEIMMFVLDHHKTGQECADAFEWYYLDSSRCATKITYDFFSALYGKDEKLSHYVDVVNAVDIWLEDKPEFELGKVCMGLVSGAREVNKIMFPEENSKYIFALLNKAQEYFTCKEAHIALDDAIHGIKKSFFTTSKNDTLSNLVSAYNVILLTQNRDKMQISYKEYKGILTYNIGNVSVIGNDFLTANPDLDFFMDITSKKTISLRSNGKVDVSKMAAHIANGGGHHNASGGLLSNFKDAFIYDTIKSQVMSIITNKG
- a CDS encoding helix-turn-helix domain-containing protein; the encoded protein is MKTNDIFNLLHNAVESKFLGKKISQREMADKLGVSMRTYQDWKLGNSQPQAASAIFKMLGELDEGDALRLIQRISHELKDEK
- the rpsO gene encoding 30S ribosomal protein S15 yields the protein MALGSAEKQVIVSQFGRKEGDTGSPEVQIALLSKRIVDLTGHLQSNKKDHSSRLGLLKLVGQRKRLMKYLKRTDFVTYSKIIKELSIRDNKK
- a CDS encoding bifunctional riboflavin kinase/FAD synthetase; the protein is MLRRSTILKKESVDTLAIGSFDGIHVGHRQLINHLGSHGALFVIDKDQANLTPGIKRSEYAGYPCMFFHFLKVKHLSGAEFVNLLKKEFPHLKKIVVGYDFCFGKHRSCTAKDLKTFFDGDVVIVEEFSYQGNSVHSSLIRTYLQEGRLEEANRFLGREYAITGDVVTGQGLGKTELVPTLNLKVLEYLIPHQGVYATRTRIAQTIYDSVSFIGVRESTDGSFSIETHILDATLPQIHGAVELFFVAFLRDNQKFNSLSELKSHIEHDCEEARKYLGTCRVYLRDFL
- a CDS encoding HrcA family transcriptional regulator, coding for MKKPSKQELILDAIIQTYLKSRMPIGSSELQMKMTLGISPSTIRIYFKKLSDVGSLEQLHVSGGRVPTHQALMGYWQEKLDLTQPLAIKNIDKIKRSTHEHNLFCIVEKTANTPFKELVTVQNRFLILVFDEHEVVLKFNAKVEQFLQRLVGCQMRELKDISAQVGLYELHEKLSAIFSQAPILREGEKEMYSIAHELQNEAFIQRFQTLHFVESMLDGLYFDGFVPQGCMAIKQKAQLKDEDTTVDLFCFGRIESDFEDFFNQVKE